In one Salvelinus fontinalis isolate EN_2023a chromosome 16, ASM2944872v1, whole genome shotgun sequence genomic region, the following are encoded:
- the LOC129812772 gene encoding peptidyl-prolyl cis-trans isomerase E, with the protein MAATKRVLYVGGLTEEVDEKVLHAAFIPFGDVTDIQIPIDYETEKHRGFAFIEFELAEDAAAAIDNMNESELFGRTIRVNIAKPMRIKEGSSRPVWSDDDWLKKFSGTTVEDAEVTESTGESAKSTTADGEPPAKKGRTNPQVYMDIKIGNKPAGRLRFLLRADIVPMTAENFRCLCTHEKGFGFKGSSFHRVIPQFMCQGGDFTNHNGTGGKSIYGRKFDDENFVLKHTAAGQLSMANSGANSNGSQFFITCDKTDWLDNKHVVFGELMEGMEVVKAMEAQGTKEGKPKQKVIISDCGEYV; encoded by the exons ATGGCGGCGACCAAACGAGTGCTGTATGTTG GTGGTCTCACAGAGGAGGTGGACGAAAAAGTGCTGCACGCGGCATTCATTCCGTTCGGGGATGTCACAGACATTCAGATTCCAATAGACTATGAAACAG AGAAGCACAGAGGATTCGCCTTCATTGAATTTGAATTGGCAGAG GATGCTGCAGCTGCCATTGATAACATG AATGAGTCGGAGTTGTTTGGAAGAACCATCCGGGTCAACATTGCCAAACCTATGAGGATCAAAGAGGGCTCTTCTCGTCCAG TTTGGTCGGATGATGATTGGCTGAAGAAGTTCTCGGGAACGACTGTCGAAGACGCTGAGGTTACGGAGTCCACTGGAGAATCAGCCAAATCAACAACAGCAGAT GGCGAGCCCCCAGCCAAGAAGGGCAGAACGAACCCCCAGGTTTACATGGACATTAAGATTGGCAACAAGCCAGCAGGGAGACTGCGCTTCCTGCTCCGAGCAGACATTGTTCCTATGACAGCAG AAAACTTCCGCTGCTTGTGCACACATGAGAAGGGCTTTGGCTTCAAAGGTAGCAGTTTCCACCGCGTCATCCCTCAGTTCATGTGTCAGGGAGGAGACTTCACCAACCACAACGGTACTGGGGGCAAGTCCATCTACGGGCGCAAGTTTGACGATGAGAACTTTGTCCTCAAACACACTGCTGCAG GTCAGCTCTCAATGGCTAACTCTGGAGCAAACAGCAACGGCTCTCAGTTCTTCATCACCTGTGATAAAACGGATTGGCTGGATAACAAACATGTGGTGTTTGGAGAGTTGATGGAGGGCATGGAGGTGGTCAAAGCCATGGAG GCACAAGGAACAAAAGAAGGCAAGCCCAAGCAAAAAGTGATCATTTCAGACTGTGGAGAGTATGTTTGA